Proteins encoded within one genomic window of Amycolatopsis nigrescens CSC17Ta-90:
- a CDS encoding peptidoglycan-binding domain-containing protein, with protein sequence MRSEVFGRRRLTQVAAAAVLTLAVAAPAQASALVALPAANMEAVLKAAQIDPRRADSALTPGSKDSVLLVEQALAAKGLLTAQYVDGHFGTSTISAYAAYQRSLGYTGIDASGLPGQTSLQKLGAERFTVGNVVTAGAKVTYHGALMNTRTKAMLVAAEGLLGRQLGITQGSYNPGGVGGSAGTHDGGGALDISVSGMTAETRTTVARNLRKVGFAAWVRTPSQGDWGYHIHAIAVSDPDQSSGAQHQAGDYYLGLNGLANRGADDGPVVTPKLTWEEYQRS encoded by the coding sequence ATGCGATCGGAAGTCTTCGGGAGGAGGCGGCTCACCCAGGTCGCCGCGGCGGCCGTGCTGACGCTCGCGGTGGCCGCACCGGCGCAGGCGAGCGCACTCGTGGCACTGCCGGCGGCCAACATGGAGGCGGTGCTCAAGGCGGCGCAGATCGACCCGCGCCGGGCCGACAGCGCGCTGACCCCCGGCAGCAAGGACAGCGTGCTGCTGGTGGAGCAGGCGCTGGCCGCGAAGGGCCTGCTGACCGCCCAGTACGTGGACGGTCACTTCGGCACCTCGACCATCTCCGCCTACGCGGCCTACCAGCGCTCGCTGGGCTACACCGGGATCGACGCGTCCGGCCTGCCCGGCCAGACCTCGCTGCAGAAACTGGGCGCCGAGCGGTTCACCGTCGGCAACGTGGTCACCGCGGGCGCCAAGGTCACCTACCACGGGGCGCTGATGAACACCCGCACCAAGGCGATGCTGGTGGCCGCGGAGGGCCTGCTCGGCAGGCAGCTCGGCATCACCCAGGGGTCCTACAACCCCGGCGGGGTCGGCGGCTCGGCCGGCACTCATGACGGTGGCGGCGCACTGGACATCTCGGTGTCCGGAATGACCGCGGAGACCAGGACGACGGTCGCCAGGAACCTGCGCAAGGTCGGCTTCGCGGCCTGGGTCCGCACCCCTTCGCAGGGCGACTGGGGCTACCACATCCACGCGATCGCGGTGTCCGATCCCGACCAGTCCAGCGGCGCGCAGCACCAGGCCGGCGACTACTACCTCGGGCTCAACGGCCTGGCCAACCGCGGCGCCGACGACGGCCCGGTCGTCACCCCGAAACTGACCTGGGAGGAATACCAGCGCAGCTGA
- a CDS encoding helix-turn-helix domain-containing protein produces the protein MEDVLAAVGPRLKHIRQQRNCTLASLSGTTGISVSTLSRLESGQRKPSLELLLPIAHAHQVPLDELVGAPPVGDPRVRLKPHRHGDLTVVPLTQQPGGLQAFKMVIGTSRSEPDPRTHEGYEWLYVLSGKLRLVLAEHDVVLKIGEAAEFDTRLPHWFGSTGEAPVEILSLFGPQGERMHTRARPRDK, from the coding sequence ATGGAAGACGTACTCGCCGCGGTCGGACCGAGGCTCAAGCACATCCGGCAGCAGCGCAACTGCACCCTGGCGTCGCTGTCGGGCACCACCGGGATCTCGGTCAGCACGCTGTCCAGGCTGGAGTCCGGGCAGCGCAAGCCGAGCCTGGAGCTGCTGCTGCCGATCGCGCACGCGCATCAGGTGCCGCTGGACGAGCTGGTCGGCGCGCCACCGGTCGGCGACCCGCGGGTGCGGCTGAAGCCGCACCGGCACGGGGACCTGACGGTGGTCCCGCTGACCCAGCAGCCCGGCGGCCTGCAGGCGTTCAAGATGGTCATCGGCACCAGCCGCAGCGAACCCGACCCGCGTACCCACGAGGGCTACGAATGGCTGTACGTGCTCAGCGGGAAACTGCGGCTGGTACTCGCCGAGCACGACGTGGTGCTCAAGATCGGCGAGGCTGCCGAGTTCGACACCCGGCTGCCGCACTGGTTCGGCAGCACCGGGGAGGCACCGGTGGAAATCCTCAGCCTGTTCGGGCCGCAGGGCGAGCGCATGCACACCAGGGCGCGACCCCGCGACAAATAG
- a CDS encoding class I SAM-dependent methyltransferase has product MEKPGAVNDFDWAAMADMLELEGETHSPYVRQALEELEHLKPRRILDIGSGPGVAACRLAAVFGQAEVTAVDGAPELLARARERAERLGVSLRTRVAEFPDGLAGLGTADLVWSGQVVHHVGDQQDALNRLAGLLEPGGVLAIVEGGLPSSSLPRDLGFGRPALQSRLDAAMAERFSRMRAELPGSVAVVEDWPGMLRAAGLTEVRSKTFLVDRPAPLDEGPRRSVRRTLERCRGGLAELLDAGDLATLDRLLDPADPAGVDRRPDLFLLTAKTVHFGHRPQN; this is encoded by the coding sequence ATGGAAAAACCTGGTGCGGTCAACGATTTCGACTGGGCCGCGATGGCCGACATGCTGGAGCTCGAAGGTGAGACGCACAGCCCCTACGTGCGACAGGCACTGGAGGAGCTCGAACACCTGAAGCCACGGCGGATCCTGGACATCGGCAGTGGTCCAGGGGTCGCGGCCTGCCGGCTGGCGGCGGTGTTCGGGCAGGCCGAGGTCACCGCGGTGGACGGGGCGCCGGAGCTGCTGGCCCGCGCCCGCGAGCGGGCCGAGCGGCTCGGCGTGTCCCTGCGGACCAGGGTGGCCGAGTTCCCGGACGGGCTGGCCGGACTGGGCACGGCGGACCTGGTGTGGTCCGGGCAGGTCGTGCACCACGTCGGCGACCAGCAGGACGCGCTGAACCGGCTGGCCGGGCTGCTGGAGCCGGGCGGTGTGCTGGCCATCGTCGAGGGTGGCCTGCCGTCCAGCTCGCTGCCGCGCGACCTCGGCTTCGGCCGTCCCGCGCTGCAGTCCCGGTTGGACGCGGCGATGGCGGAGCGGTTCAGCCGGATGCGGGCCGAGCTGCCGGGTTCGGTGGCGGTGGTCGAGGACTGGCCGGGCATGCTGCGGGCCGCGGGGCTCACCGAGGTGCGGAGCAAGACCTTCCTGGTGGACCGGCCCGCGCCGCTGGACGAGGGGCCGCGGCGGTCGGTGCGGCGGACGCTGGAGCGCTGCCGCGGCGGGCTCGCTGAGCTGCTGGACGCCGGCGACCTGGCCACCCTGGACCGGCTGCTCGACCCGGCCGACCCGGCCGGTGTCGACCGGCGTCCGGACCTGTTCCTGCTGACCGCGAAGACCGTGCACTTCGGCCACCGGCCCCAGAACTGA
- a CDS encoding DJ-1/PfpI family protein has product MDRRTFLRTSGLSATALGGVAAGSATAAAGPRTMDKPLRVQLLMFDGVEEQDFAGPLEVLALASKLGEPVTMTMVTADRPGRIRASFGTEIAVGNGWSPGDADLLVVPGGGYTNPDGPGVHQVIKQQRTLAALAAAHASGVLMTALCTGVMVLSAAGLTKGRPCTTHRGARADLAAQGGKLVDARVVDDGDLVTSGGITSGLDLALWLLERELGAATAVKVENILEYERRGSVWRPN; this is encoded by the coding sequence ATGGATCGCCGGACGTTTCTTCGCACCTCGGGCCTGTCCGCCACCGCACTCGGCGGGGTGGCCGCAGGTTCGGCCACCGCGGCCGCCGGACCGAGGACCATGGACAAGCCCCTGCGCGTTCAGCTGCTGATGTTCGACGGCGTCGAAGAGCAGGACTTCGCGGGACCGCTGGAAGTTCTCGCGCTGGCGAGCAAGCTCGGCGAGCCGGTCACCATGACCATGGTGACCGCGGATCGCCCGGGGCGGATCCGGGCCAGTTTCGGCACGGAAATCGCCGTCGGCAACGGCTGGTCCCCCGGCGACGCCGATCTGCTGGTGGTGCCGGGAGGCGGGTACACCAACCCGGACGGGCCGGGCGTGCACCAGGTGATCAAGCAGCAGCGGACGCTGGCGGCACTGGCCGCCGCGCACGCCTCGGGGGTGCTGATGACGGCGCTGTGCACCGGGGTGATGGTGCTGTCCGCGGCCGGGCTCACGAAGGGACGGCCGTGCACGACCCACCGCGGCGCCAGGGCCGACCTCGCCGCGCAGGGCGGGAAACTCGTGGACGCGCGGGTGGTCGACGACGGCGACCTGGTCACCTCCGGGGGCATCACCTCGGGCCTCGACCTCGCGCTGTGGCTGCTGGAACGGGAACTCGGCGCCGCGACCGCGGTGAAAGTGGAGAACATCCTGGAGTACGAGCGCCGCGGCTCGGTCTGGCGCCCGAACTGA
- a CDS encoding PQQ-binding-like beta-propeller repeat protein, which translates to MTLVRVKSRLMALAGVTILFLSGVVSASGEPARRGDWPSWQGDSSGSRFNPAEHRINPATAGKLKLKWAFAYPKTGFPAKSQPAVVGGDIFFGSPDGKFHALDARTGAAKWSFDLASVEPGRVGGVVTDGPAVARGKVYFGDARGYLYALEQRTGKLVWARNTESHPAGMHTSSPLYHDGRIYVGASSGEMLSTDRQYPCCTFRGHLDSIDAETGELVWRYFTVPEPRPAGTWPSGAVKYEPSGAGVWSSPVVDERTGTLYVGTGQNYTGSAGDFDTLLALDARSGAVRWKQQVTKSDTWRVLCGYPDAEGYCPGLKDGTALDYDLGATPTLVRAGGRTLVGIGQKNGVYHAFDAHTGEVAWRRQLSEPMPGGGLTGIQWGSSYDGRWLYAATYFANPGKVFALNPANGDVRWQTPNPANGCQWGGAAEHPEICALAHTPAVTTSPGLLYEGSNDGTMRIYSSHTGEVLWEYDTIRDFPGVNGRTGHGSALSGNGGAVVAGGMLYVQAGYWPSYPSEHGTVLLAFGL; encoded by the coding sequence ATGACCCTTGTGCGGGTGAAATCACGGCTGATGGCGCTGGCCGGTGTCACGATTCTGTTTCTCAGCGGTGTGGTGAGCGCGAGCGGTGAGCCTGCGCGGCGCGGTGACTGGCCGAGCTGGCAGGGCGACAGTTCCGGCTCCCGCTTCAACCCGGCCGAGCACCGGATTAATCCGGCTACGGCCGGAAAGTTGAAACTCAAATGGGCCTTCGCCTATCCCAAGACCGGTTTTCCGGCGAAAAGCCAGCCCGCCGTGGTCGGCGGTGACATTTTCTTCGGCAGTCCGGACGGCAAATTCCACGCACTGGACGCGCGAACGGGTGCCGCGAAATGGAGTTTCGACCTGGCTTCGGTCGAGCCAGGTCGGGTTGGCGGGGTGGTGACGGACGGGCCGGCCGTGGCCCGCGGCAAGGTCTACTTCGGTGACGCGCGCGGCTACCTGTACGCGCTCGAGCAGCGGACCGGGAAGCTGGTGTGGGCCAGGAACACCGAATCGCACCCGGCCGGGATGCACACCAGCTCGCCGCTGTACCACGACGGCCGGATCTACGTCGGCGCCTCCAGCGGGGAAATGCTCAGCACCGACCGCCAGTACCCCTGCTGCACCTTCCGCGGTCATCTCGACTCGATCGACGCCGAAACCGGTGAGCTGGTCTGGCGGTACTTCACCGTGCCCGAGCCGCGGCCGGCCGGGACCTGGCCGAGCGGCGCGGTCAAGTACGAGCCCTCCGGCGCGGGAGTGTGGAGCTCGCCGGTCGTCGACGAGCGCACCGGCACCCTCTACGTCGGCACCGGGCAGAACTACACCGGCAGCGCGGGCGACTTCGACACCCTGCTGGCGCTCGACGCGCGCAGCGGCGCGGTCCGCTGGAAGCAACAGGTGACCAAGTCCGACACCTGGCGGGTGCTCTGCGGCTACCCCGACGCGGAGGGCTACTGCCCGGGTCTCAAGGACGGCACCGCGCTCGACTACGACCTCGGCGCCACCCCCACCCTCGTCCGGGCCGGCGGGCGCACGCTGGTCGGGATCGGCCAGAAGAACGGCGTCTACCACGCTTTCGACGCGCACACCGGCGAGGTTGCCTGGCGCCGGCAGCTTTCCGAGCCGATGCCGGGCGGCGGGCTCACCGGCATCCAGTGGGGCAGCAGCTACGACGGCCGGTGGCTGTACGCGGCCACCTACTTCGCCAACCCGGGCAAGGTGTTCGCGTTGAACCCCGCCAACGGGGACGTGCGGTGGCAGACGCCGAACCCGGCCAACGGCTGCCAGTGGGGCGGGGCCGCCGAGCATCCGGAGATCTGCGCGCTCGCGCACACCCCGGCGGTCACCACCAGTCCCGGCCTGCTCTACGAGGGCAGCAATGACGGCACGATGCGGATCTACTCCTCGCACACCGGCGAAGTCCTCTGGGAGTACGACACCATCCGCGACTTCCCCGGCGTGAACGGGCGCACCGGGCACGGCAGCGCCCTCTCCGGCAACGGTGGCGCCGTGGTGGCCGGCGGCATGCTCTACGTCCAGGCGGGCTACTGGCCCAGCTACCCGAGCGAACACGGCACCGTGCTGCTCGCCTTCGGCCTCTGA
- a CDS encoding amidohydrolase family protein, with the protein MNAMNRRQFAGAALTPVLVPMLGTAPGAAAATGRTDDKVSGEEIGVTVQEGTNLAVTARPGGDRIILHLQGKLFTVARAGGTATPFSDDFLTPFWPSLRPDGELIAVQSFAGGMFHIWTLTPDGRAVRQLTSGEYDDLCPAWSPDGELIAFTSARQGSNDIWTVEARTGALRRVTSTVTPASQPTWSPDGREVAYVRENAIEAVNLATGATRVLVPAAPGFVSAPSWSPDGGRIAFIRARDRVQRLMVSAAPGTEKPAGSYDDAFPFPAAWLSPDELLYGANGKIVVSRLSTDAAAIVPFSATFRLVRDRYPRKRYDFDSRREQQARGIVAPALSPDGGSVVFIALNQLWLQPIGGAPRRLTDDPYYKTDPAWSHDGRRLAYASDKAGTQDIYVLDPETGTERRVTDLPGAQFAPAFSPDDRTLVFQDDRFRTLAVDAAGGPVRTILGPVNTPGRPSWSADGRTLAFTVSAQQRNQIQLVDVASGGTRVIEPAPFGSISARGDDGPVWSPDGRWLAFCLRGTLWVLPVDPRGTPTGPARALTEHASDAPSWSGDSQRLLYLHNGRLRLVALDGSGTREVTTKLAYTPDQPGERLVIHAGRLWDGRAPEPRTDVDLVVEGNRIRSIEPHRGDRSHPGHRFVDASGLTVTPGLIDMHNHQHMRSRSFGDRQGRLLLSFGITTTRSTGDPAYRALEDREALTAGARVGPRFFMTGEMFEGPRLSWEFARQIADSGQLELELSRARELGYDLIKTYQRFPDDWQAAVTAAAHAMGIPTTSHYLYPAIAHGVDMQEHLAGPTRWGFGFSQNASLGIVYDDVIQLLTKGGMAVSSTLFSASALLADDPGIVDDPRVRTLFTAAQQETLLAKLRCAQGTGPCGFLDGNAEAARRDVAVLKRILAAGGTVVAGTDAPLDVTAVSLHLNLRGMTKYGLSAHQALQTATLAAARQLGVDRELGTVEPGKLADLLFSEGDPTRNISDLARVPMVLKNGRLYQRDELLAPFLPGSASR; encoded by the coding sequence ATGAACGCGATGAACCGCCGCCAGTTCGCCGGTGCCGCACTCACCCCGGTACTGGTCCCCATGCTCGGCACGGCACCGGGAGCGGCCGCCGCCACCGGCCGCACGGACGACAAGGTCTCCGGCGAAGAGATCGGTGTCACCGTGCAGGAGGGCACCAACCTTGCCGTCACCGCCCGGCCCGGCGGCGACCGGATCATCCTGCACCTGCAGGGAAAACTGTTCACCGTGGCGCGGGCAGGCGGGACGGCGACCCCCTTCAGCGACGACTTCCTGACCCCGTTCTGGCCTTCGCTCAGACCGGACGGCGAGCTGATCGCCGTGCAGTCCTTCGCCGGCGGCATGTTCCACATCTGGACCCTCACCCCGGACGGCCGGGCCGTGCGGCAGCTGACCTCAGGGGAGTACGACGACCTGTGCCCGGCCTGGTCGCCGGACGGCGAGCTGATCGCCTTCACCTCGGCGCGGCAGGGCTCGAACGACATCTGGACCGTCGAAGCGCGGACCGGTGCGCTGCGGCGGGTCACCTCGACGGTCACCCCGGCGTCGCAGCCGACCTGGTCGCCGGACGGCCGGGAAGTGGCCTACGTGCGGGAAAATGCCATCGAAGCAGTCAACCTGGCCACCGGCGCGACCCGCGTCCTGGTGCCGGCCGCGCCGGGTTTCGTCTCGGCCCCGTCGTGGTCGCCGGACGGCGGGCGGATCGCGTTCATCCGGGCCCGTGACCGGGTGCAGCGGCTGATGGTTTCGGCCGCGCCGGGCACCGAAAAGCCGGCGGGCAGCTACGACGACGCGTTTCCGTTCCCCGCCGCCTGGCTGTCCCCGGACGAACTGCTCTACGGCGCCAACGGCAAGATCGTGGTGTCCCGGCTCAGCACGGACGCCGCCGCCATCGTCCCGTTCTCCGCGACCTTCCGGCTGGTCCGCGATCGCTACCCGCGCAAGCGGTACGACTTCGACTCCCGCCGCGAGCAGCAGGCGCGGGGCATCGTCGCGCCGGCGCTGTCCCCGGACGGCGGGTCGGTCGTCTTCATCGCGCTGAACCAGCTTTGGCTGCAGCCGATCGGCGGCGCGCCGCGGCGGCTCACCGACGATCCGTACTACAAGACCGACCCCGCCTGGTCGCACGACGGGCGGCGGCTCGCCTACGCCTCGGACAAGGCCGGCACCCAGGACATCTACGTGCTCGACCCGGAAACGGGCACCGAACGCCGGGTGACCGACTTGCCCGGCGCCCAGTTCGCCCCCGCGTTCTCGCCCGACGACCGGACCCTCGTCTTCCAGGACGACCGGTTCCGGACGCTGGCGGTGGACGCCGCGGGCGGGCCGGTGCGCACCATCCTCGGCCCGGTCAACACGCCGGGCCGGCCGAGCTGGTCCGCGGACGGCCGGACGCTGGCCTTCACCGTGTCCGCGCAGCAGCGCAACCAGATCCAGCTGGTGGACGTGGCTTCCGGTGGCACCAGGGTGATCGAGCCGGCGCCGTTCGGCTCGATCTCGGCGCGCGGCGACGACGGCCCGGTCTGGTCGCCGGACGGCCGCTGGCTGGCGTTCTGCCTGCGCGGCACGCTCTGGGTGCTGCCGGTGGACCCGCGCGGCACCCCGACCGGACCGGCGCGTGCGCTCACCGAGCACGCTTCCGACGCGCCCAGCTGGAGCGGTGACTCGCAGCGCCTGCTGTACCTGCACAACGGCCGGCTGCGGCTGGTCGCACTGGACGGTTCGGGCACCAGGGAGGTGACCACGAAACTGGCGTACACCCCGGACCAGCCAGGGGAGCGCCTGGTGATCCACGCCGGGCGGCTGTGGGACGGCCGCGCCCCGGAGCCGCGCACGGACGTCGACCTCGTGGTGGAGGGCAACCGGATCCGGAGCATCGAACCGCACCGGGGAGACCGGTCCCACCCGGGTCACCGGTTCGTGGACGCGTCCGGGCTGACGGTCACCCCGGGGCTGATCGACATGCACAACCACCAGCACATGCGGTCCAGATCGTTCGGCGACCGGCAGGGCCGCCTGCTGCTCTCCTTCGGCATCACCACCACCCGCTCGACCGGCGACCCGGCCTATCGGGCGCTGGAGGACCGCGAGGCGCTCACCGCCGGCGCCAGGGTGGGGCCGCGGTTCTTCATGACCGGCGAAATGTTCGAAGGCCCGCGCCTGTCCTGGGAGTTCGCCCGGCAGATCGCCGACTCCGGGCAGCTCGAGCTGGAGCTCTCGCGGGCGCGGGAGCTCGGCTACGACCTGATCAAGACCTACCAGCGGTTCCCGGACGACTGGCAGGCCGCGGTGACCGCTGCGGCGCACGCGATGGGCATCCCGACCACCTCGCACTACCTGTACCCGGCCATCGCGCACGGGGTGGACATGCAGGAACACCTCGCCGGGCCGACCAGGTGGGGCTTCGGGTTCTCGCAGAACGCCTCGCTCGGCATCGTCTACGACGACGTGATCCAGCTGCTGACCAAGGGCGGGATGGCGGTCAGCAGCACCCTGTTCAGCGCGAGCGCGCTGCTCGCGGACGACCCCGGCATCGTCGACGACCCCAGGGTCCGCACGCTGTTCACCGCGGCGCAGCAGGAGACCCTGCTGGCCAAGCTGCGCTGCGCGCAGGGCACCGGCCCGTGCGGTTTCCTGGACGGCAACGCCGAAGCGGCCCGCCGCGACGTCGCCGTGCTCAAACGCATCCTGGCCGCCGGCGGCACCGTGGTCGCCGGCACGGACGCGCCGCTGGACGTCACCGCGGTGAGCCTGCACCTCAACCTCCGCGGCATGACGAAGTACGGCCTTTCCGCGCACCAGGCACTGCAGACCGCGACGCTGGCCGCCGCCCGTCAGCTCGGGGTGGACCGCGAGCTCGGCACCGTCGAGCCGGGCAAGCTCGCCGATCTGCTCTTCAGCGAAGGCGATCCCACCCGGAACATCAGCGATCTGGCCAGGGTGCCGATGGTGCTGAAGAACGGCCGCCTCTACCAGAGGGACGAACTGCTGGCGCCGTTCCTGCCCGGGTCGGCGAGCCGGTAG
- a CDS encoding DUF6292 family protein yields the protein MNTLMGVAGGADLRLVRGLRGYLAAVATAAGVGMESCTVDFGGTGAPMSAYIALDHRLPRFPDRDLALVWDERHGWALAVETHSGEDLIVLTYLDNGDVLPEPAEVASFLAAARANDPAPGRPDPPGHRRPGDQDALTDRLDRYRLADPGRNGASSSSLW from the coding sequence GTGAACACCCTGATGGGCGTGGCGGGCGGAGCCGATCTCCGGCTCGTCCGCGGGCTGCGCGGCTACCTGGCCGCCGTGGCCACCGCGGCCGGTGTCGGCATGGAGTCCTGCACGGTGGATTTCGGGGGCACCGGCGCTCCGATGTCGGCCTACATCGCGCTCGACCACCGGCTACCGCGCTTCCCCGACCGCGATCTGGCCCTGGTGTGGGACGAGCGGCACGGCTGGGCCCTCGCGGTGGAGACCCACTCCGGCGAGGACCTCATCGTGCTCACCTATCTGGACAACGGCGACGTGCTCCCCGAACCGGCCGAAGTGGCGAGCTTCCTCGCCGCGGCACGCGCGAACGACCCGGCCCCCGGCAGGCCGGACCCGCCGGGGCACCGGCGACCGGGCGACCAGGACGCGCTGACCGACCGGCTGGACCGCTACCGGCTCGCCGACCCGGGCAGGAACGGCGCCAGCAGTTCGTCCCTCTGGTAG
- a CDS encoding Hsp20/alpha crystallin family protein, with the protein MLMRTDPFRELDRLTQQVFGTTAGTWSKPAAIPMDACRAGDEFVVRFDLPGVDPEAIELDVERNVLTVKAERRPLESKDTVEMQVAERPFGVFSRQLFLGDTLDTEQIKADYDAGVLTLRIPVREQAKPRKIAISRSSAEPKTISA; encoded by the coding sequence ATGTTGATGCGCACCGACCCGTTCCGCGAACTGGACCGCCTGACCCAGCAGGTATTCGGCACTACCGCCGGCACCTGGTCGAAGCCCGCGGCGATCCCGATGGACGCCTGCCGAGCCGGGGACGAGTTCGTGGTCCGCTTCGACCTGCCCGGCGTCGACCCGGAGGCCATCGAGCTCGACGTCGAGCGCAACGTGCTCACCGTGAAGGCCGAACGCCGTCCGCTCGAGTCGAAGGACACCGTGGAGATGCAGGTCGCCGAACGGCCCTTCGGCGTCTTCTCCCGGCAGCTCTTCCTCGGCGACACCCTGGACACCGAGCAGATCAAGGCCGACTACGACGCCGGCGTGCTCACCTTGCGCATCCCGGTCCGGGAACAGGCGAAACCACGCAAGATCGCCATCTCCCGGTCCTCCGCCGAACCCAAGACCATCAGCGCCTGA
- a CDS encoding sulfite exporter TauE/SafE family protein: MAEILFVLLAGIAAGALNAVGGGGTFVALPALVAVGLPPVTANASTTVALVPGAVASAWVYRRELTSVGATSTRALTVVSVLGGGLGAGLLLVLPSASFDAAVPWLLAFATVVLAFGRRLSGALSAALGRSANLGSGAVLIAQFPLAVYGGYFGGAVGILMLALWSVGLGLDAAAGNPMRIAQLAAIYLAATALFLIASDVLRSPLPLAGMLTGAVAGGFAGAHLARRLSARLLRGVVLSIAVTMTVLYFVRA; the protein is encoded by the coding sequence GTGGCCGAGATCCTCTTTGTCCTGCTGGCCGGTATCGCCGCCGGCGCGTTGAACGCCGTCGGCGGCGGAGGCACCTTCGTGGCACTGCCCGCGCTGGTCGCGGTCGGCCTGCCGCCGGTCACCGCGAACGCGTCGACCACCGTCGCGCTGGTGCCGGGGGCGGTGGCCAGCGCCTGGGTCTACCGGCGCGAGCTGACCTCCGTCGGAGCGACTTCCACGAGGGCGCTGACCGTGGTGAGCGTGCTCGGCGGCGGACTCGGCGCCGGGCTGCTGCTGGTGCTGCCGTCGGCTTCGTTCGACGCCGCGGTGCCGTGGCTGCTCGCGTTCGCCACCGTGGTCCTCGCGTTCGGGCGCCGCCTGTCCGGGGCGTTGAGCGCGGCGCTGGGGCGCTCGGCGAACCTCGGCTCCGGTGCGGTGCTGATCGCCCAGTTCCCGCTGGCGGTCTACGGCGGATACTTCGGCGGTGCCGTAGGCATCCTCATGCTGGCGTTGTGGAGCGTCGGGCTCGGGCTGGACGCGGCGGCCGGCAACCCGATGCGGATCGCCCAGCTCGCCGCCATCTACCTCGCCGCGACCGCGCTGTTCCTGATCGCTTCGGACGTGCTCCGGTCCCCGCTGCCGCTGGCCGGCATGCTGACCGGTGCGGTGGCCGGCGGTTTCGCCGGCGCCCACCTCGCCCGCCGCCTCTCCGCGCGGCTGCTGCGCGGTGTGGTGCTGAGCATCGCGGTGACCATGACCGTCCTCTACTTCGTGCGCGCATGA
- a CDS encoding LysR family transcriptional regulator, translating into MRYDLDDLRLFRHIVAEGSITAGARRMHLSLPSASARVRSLEHHAGVALLVRGRRGVRPTPAGTTLARHARDVLAQTARLEGAVASYTRSPAAPLTLLAGGSAMHRLVPQALIPFLREHPDVDVTVSECRTPRTVRMLADGEADLGVVLDDEARDCGLDTEPLGDDSLVVIGQAGGILAGRTALTYREVAEHPLVGLDADSSLRRWIEKNLGPHAPVARYRTSVAGLSTLVALAAAGVGLAVVPRRALNPGQPLEVCDLQDPWARRHHLLAWGASARSSPVAAAALAGHLRRAAD; encoded by the coding sequence GTGCGTTACGACCTGGACGACCTGCGGCTGTTCCGGCACATCGTCGCGGAGGGGTCGATCACGGCCGGTGCCCGCCGGATGCACCTGAGCCTGCCTTCGGCCAGCGCCAGGGTGCGCTCGCTGGAACACCACGCCGGGGTGGCACTGCTGGTCCGCGGCAGGCGAGGGGTGCGGCCCACCCCGGCCGGCACGACACTGGCCCGCCACGCCCGCGACGTGCTCGCCCAGACAGCGCGGCTCGAAGGTGCCGTTGCGAGCTACACCCGCTCGCCTGCCGCGCCATTGACCCTGCTGGCCGGCGGCTCCGCGATGCACCGGCTGGTGCCCCAGGCCCTGATTCCGTTCCTGCGCGAGCATCCCGACGTCGACGTCACCGTTTCCGAGTGCCGGACGCCGCGGACCGTGCGGATGCTCGCCGACGGCGAAGCGGACCTCGGGGTCGTCCTCGACGACGAGGCCCGAGACTGCGGCCTCGACACCGAACCGCTCGGCGACGACTCGCTGGTGGTGATCGGCCAGGCCGGCGGGATACTGGCCGGGCGGACCGCGCTGACCTACCGCGAGGTCGCCGAGCACCCGCTCGTCGGGCTGGACGCCGATTCTTCGCTGCGCCGCTGGATCGAGAAGAACCTCGGCCCGCACGCCCCGGTCGCCCGGTACCGCACCAGCGTGGCCGGACTGAGCACCCTCGTCGCCCTCGCCGCGGCCGGGGTGGGACTGGCCGTGGTGCCGCGCCGCGCGCTCAACCCCGGTCAGCCGCTTGAGGTGTGCGATCTCCAGGACCCCTGGGCACGCCGCCACCATCTGCTCGCCTGGGGCGCCAGTGCCCGGAGTTCCCCGGTGGCCGCCGCGGCGCTCGCCGGGCATCTGCGCCGCGCCGCCGATTAG